Part of the Limihaloglobus sulfuriphilus genome is shown below.
GGCTTATGGGGCACATCTTGCCATTAACAGGCTCTCCGTCGGCATTGACGGCATTCCAGTCCGGAAACTTCTCGCCGGCGGCCATGTCAAATATGCCCGAATAATGCGCCTGGCAGGGGATACCCAGCTCGTTACCCGCCTTTACCCAGACATCAACCATTTCTTTTGATATCCCGGGAGCGATTGAAGCAGCCGGAGTTTTGCTGTACCAGCTTACCAGCCCTTCATGGCCCTTTGTATCTGTCTGCAGCAGGTCGCAGCCTGCCATCTTGAAAAGTTCCACAAGATATTCTACACTTATTGCAGAGCCGAAATCTTTGTCATTGGCGTTGGCGTGCATATCATACTCGTAGCCGAAATAAGTATCATCACCATACCAGTTGCCTTGCGGGACTTTGGTTTTATCATAATTTTGCGCTGCTGCCATTGCGGATAATAAAAAAATACTCATAAACAGTCTTATCATTTTTTTACCTCTTTATTCAAATATAACCTGAACCGTTACTATCTTTGCAGTACCAAAGTCTAACGAAATAGTTTTGCCGTCAGAATCAGCTTCAAGGGCGCTGAGCCGCGTTTCATTTAAATCGGTCAGCCACGCCTCATTTATTTTACGGGCAAAAGTAAGATCGGACTTCAGTGAGCTCTCAGACGGGTTATAAAGACGTACTGTGAGGCCGCCGGTGTCCTGTGATTTTTTTATGCCCGATACCTGTATAGCCGGTTCACTGATTTCAAACAGGCTCAGGCTCTCCGGCAATTCGCTGTTGTCATGCTTTGATATCTGGTAAGCTCTGGGCGGATAATTATACTTCTCAGCCTGGCCGTACACGTCCGACTCAAGCCAATCACCCTTATGAGGATATACCGCATAATTAAACGTATGCCCTCCGAGACACTGCGGCCCTTTGGCACCTGTCTCTACAGTGCCGCACCTGCCTTCCGTACATATATTGACATCCATGCAGCGAAGAAGTGTAAGATAGACTGTTCTGCTGCTGTCCTGGGTTACTTCATATTCGATCAGGTCTTTATTCAGCACCGCCAGGCCGTGTTCTCCATCTGATAAGTCAACAAAATTCTGCATAGGCAGTGTGCCCATCTGACCGTCACGAAGCCCGTTACTGCCGTAATCCCTGGCTATCGGCCTGGAATCAACGTTAAAATGTCCCATAGCCGCGGATTTTTCGGTATCTATACAGGTTGGCAGTGCAACCCTGAGCCTGTGATCCATAGCGGTATTATCCACATTAACCCTGACTTCGAGATAAGGGCTGTCCGCTTTAAGAGTCATTTCGGTCGATATCTTAATATCTACCATATCGGATGATCTTGATTGGCCATACTTGTCGTTTTTAACTGCCCTTGCCGGCAGTCTCATAACGATATCTGCAACATAAGTTGTTGCCAGCGGCCCGTCTTCTTTAAGGTAAATCGAAGCCGCTGATGTCTTTGAATAGAATATTTTATTATAAGCCGGCTCTGCCCTCTGCCAGTAATCGCCAACATCGCCGCCGTCCTCATAGAAGCCCAGACCATTGTAAATCTGGCCGGTCACCTTGCTTGCTATATTATATGTACCATCCGGGTTTATCTCAACCCTGAGGTACCGGTTTTCCATGCATAAGGGCTTTGTAGTCTGCCCCGGCTGCTCATAAACCCCGTTCCAGAATTTTGTTTTTGGATCATAGCCTTCATCAGGACCCAATTTTATTATTTTAAAGCCGCAGGCAGGAATATCACCGGTTTTAAGATACATTTTATGCCTGTCAGAATAAAAAGGCAGTGCCCTTGAATTCTCTACACACACCGGAGCCTGATGGAATGAATGGGAAACGGCTTGAACAGTCATTTCACTCCCATCAGAATCATAGGCTCTTAACCGTCTGCATCTGTTTTCCTGAGCAACATCAATCGAAACCTCAAGTATCTGCTCAAGCTTTCTTGGAACAGGATTAAACACCGCCAGAAGTATATCTTCCCCGGCGTAGCTGGAAAGGTCAACCCGCCTGAGCAGCTCACGGGCGGTCATATCGGTTACAACCTGGCTGATTTCGATTATCTGATTGAGCTTGTAGATTGTATCCTGTGCAGTTTTATCAAGGGTTACACCGTTGATCGCATCGTGGGACTGTGCGAGCAGCAAAAACATCCAGGCCTTGTCGATAAGCTGGGCCGGATACTCTAAGCCGAAACACTCAGCCAGCGAAGCAAATGATTCTGCATACCGTATAAGACTGCTTTGAGCCGCTCTGTTGAGCATTTTCAGCGGCATTCGCGTAGCCAGCGCGTTTGCCGAGAGATTATGCACAGGGCCGTCGCGAAGCTCCCCGTAAACAGTCTTAAGGTCAATGTTATTGTCTTGTATAGCCTTTTCGATCCGTGAGAAGTATGTTTTCAGATCGCTGTAAATTAGTTTTTTATCCCTGAACTCTTTATTCGCGGCTTCAACTATCATATCCACAACATCACTGGGTGCGGTGGAATCACAGCCGTTGCCCATAAAAACATCATCTGGAACAAGTGACTCGGCTGTCGTCTGCCATGCGTCTTCTATTGATTCGGCCAGGACTTCCGGATGATAAGTATTGTCAGGAATATAGGTTATTTCTGAATCGACATAAGAATCAGCGCTGTGAAAGAACCACCCGTCTCTGCCCCATCGAACGCAGGTGTTATCATCGTTATATTTATAGCCGTAAATAGCCGGCATTACCGCCGCGAAAAAGAAGTTAGCTCTTTTATCTGCACCGAGCCGGGTTGTAAAGACCTGTGTGCCGTCCGGTGATTCCCACATAAATTCACTGTTTGGAGCTCTCTTTTTGCTGACGTTCTTGGCGCAGACCACCTGGTTTATCCCAAAGCCTTTATAAATCTGAGGAAACTGGGCGGTCTGGCCCCATCCAAAGGTAGTGTAGCCTATCTTGAGACAGCTGCCTAACTTCTGGGCTTCTCGTATGCCGGTAAGCAGATTACGGACGATTGCTTCGCCGCAGAGAGGATAGAGATCAGGAAGATTGTACCACGGCCCGATCTGGAGCTGATTGCTGCTGATAAACTTTTCTACCTGCGGCCTTCGTTCGGGGCAGATTTCCAGATAATCGTGGATACTTACTACCTGCCCGTCAAAGAGAAAGCGGAATTCAGGGTTAGCTTCAAGTTTACCAAGCAGCTTCTCCATCATTATCTTCAGCCGCCATCGGGAGTTCCACTCCGGCGTGCGCCACTCTCTGTCCCAGTGTGTATGCGATATGATGTGACCCGTGGACACTTTAGTACCTTTTAAGTCTTTTTTATTATTCATATTGTAAAATCATTGTGAACATATACAAAAAAAGCCGACAGCATCAACCATGAAAGCAGCTGCCGGCTTTAATAAGCAGTTAATTAATCGAAAATCATGCTTTTCTTCTAAGCAGCCCAAGCGAGCCAAGACCAAGCAGCAGCATAGTTGCCGGCTCTGGAATAACTGTATCGGTTACCTTTACATTGCTCATAATACCAAAAAATCCAGCATTAAGAGTACCACCGGACACAAATCCGCCAAGATATGCATCATACGAGTCATTATCCAAAGTAATTGTTGTTGAAGCGTCAAGTTCGCCGTCAACGTACAGGCTTAACAGGCTCTCACTACTGTCATAAGATGCCACCACATTATGCAATGCGCCCTGTACATTAATGGTTCCAGCCAAAACGCCCCTGCTGTGGCTCTGGAAAAGCAATTTCCCGCCAGAAACCTCAAAACGTTTACCATGATATGCCCAGCTATCGGCTTCGGTTGTAGCGAATATTATCCCCCCGGAAGAAGTATGAATATCAGCAGAAATGGAAAAATCTCCAGAAAAATCGAACGGAAAACCGCCCGCAGGCCTTACTGCTTCAAATCGTTGGGTTCCGTTAAAAGAGAAACCTGTTCCATACTGAGAATGCTCATACAGCCATTGACCGGCAGTAGAACCCGTCTCAATTACCATATTGTTACCGTAACCTGAACTGTCGTAAGCAGTATCACCGCCGCCGCTGCCGCCTTCATCCAACAGCCATTGAGCTGTAACGGCTGCATGTGCGCAAACCGCGGACAGTAACATTACAACTAACACAAAGCTTCTTTTCTTTTTCATTTTTAAATCTCCAATAAAAAATTATAAAAATTTGCTTTCCTTCGAATCCACTTTAATCTCAGGAAAGTTATTTAACTGCGGTTTCGGCCACAGCATCATTTGCGTTTTTTGAAAAGAGAAAGAGCGCCAAAACCGAACAGAATTACGGTGGCCGGTTCCGGCAAAACGACATCGGATATCTGCACATTGCTTAATATTCCGGATAATGGAGCCAGAAGTTCACCGTCAGATTCGAGCCCCCCAAGATATGCATTGTATGAATCACTATACAATGTTAATGTTCCTGAAGCATCAAGTTCGCCGTCCACGTAGAGGCTTAAAAGGCTCTCACTGCTGTCATAGGTTACCATAACATTGTGCAAGGCTCCCTGAATATTAGTTGTTCCGCTCAGAGCACCTCTGCCATAGCTCTGAAAGTAAACTTTCCCGCCAAGGATTTCAAAACGTTTACCATTATATGCCCAGCTGTCTGCTGCAGATGTTGCAAAAATAATTCCCCCGGAAGACGTATGAATATCAGCAGAAATAGAGAAGTCACCAGAAAAATCGAACGGAAAACCGCCTGCAGACCTGACCGCTTCAAATCGTTGGGTTCCGTTAAAAGAGAAACCTGTTCCATATTGAGAATTTTCATACAGCCATTGACCGGCAGTAGAACCCGTCTCAATTACCATATTGTTACCGTAACCTGCACTGTCGTAAGCAGTATCACCGCCGCCGCTGCCGCCTTCATCCAACAGCCATTGAGCTGTAACGGCCGCATTGACCGCTGTACCTGCACAAACAATAACAGCTAAGGCAAAAAGACTTTTTCTTGTAACTTTTCCCATTTTTAAATCTCCAGTCTTAAGTTTATAAATGCTGATGACCCACATTAGACCATCATTAACAACAGCAAACTATACCTCTGCTGTGCAAATCACATACTTTTTTCGCATTTACAACTACCATCTTAAAAGATAAATATAACCTTTGAAAAATAATTGTCAAGATTTTTTCATTAACAATATTTATTTCCTTGAATAATCTGCACCCGAATATAGAATAACTCCAGCAAGAACAATAGAAACTTGCGTAAATACCATTCGCAGTAGTAAGAACTATGTATAATTGACAATTATTATGTTTTAAGGAACACTCAATGGAAATATCACAAGCGTTAAACTTCATAGACTTCAGTGTTATTGTCCTTTATATAATTGCACTTCTATCACTTGGTTTCTGGGTAAGTTTTAGAGACAGACACACTGACGATTTGTTTCTGGCGGGGCGATCGCTGAAATGGCCCAATATAGGCCTTTCCATATTCGGAACCAACGTCAGCCCTTCAATGATGATCAGCTCAGCCGGCGTAGCCTATGCATCCGGCATGGTGGCAAGCAACATGGAATGGCTGGCGTGGTGGTTTTTGATGCTGCTTGCTATGGTGTTCGTTCCGCATTATATGAATACAAATATCAGCACAATGCCCGAATTCCTCGAAAAAAGGTTCAGCCCTACCTGCCGGACGTATCTTTCCTGTTACACGCTATTTGCGACGATAGTACTGTGGCTTGGAGGCACTCTTTATGCCGGCGGACTGCTGTTGAGCCAGATAATGGGCTGGCCGATATGGATTTCCATTGTGTTCCTGGTGATCATAGCAACCAGCTTTACAATTACAGGCGGTTTGGCCGCCGTGGTTATCACAGACTCATTTCAATCAATTCTGATGATCCTGGCCTCTACAATCCTGACAATCATAGCTTTCGTCAAAATAGGCAGTTTTGAAAAACTTGTAACCTCTGTACCAGAGGACTACTGGACACTCCTGCGGCCGGCAGACGACCCGAAATTCCCATGGTATGCTGTGCTCCTGGGCTACCCTGTCGGCGGAATCTGGTTCTGGTGCACCGATCAGACAATAGTGCAGAGGGTATTGGGCGGTAAAAACGCCAGAGAGGGACAGCTCGGCTGCGTCTTCGCGGCGTTTTTAAAGATTATCGTGCCTTTTATCTTCTTTGTCCCCGGCATAATGTGTAAAGTGCTCCACCCGAACCTTGAAGATGCGGACAAGGCATATATGACAATGGTGACAACGTATCTGCCGCACGGAATGATTGGTCTGATTGTTTCTGTGCTTATAGCGGCACTTATAAGTACCGTTGACTCGGGGCTTAACTCCCTGAGTACGGTATTTACTCTCGATATATACTGCAAAATATTCAAGCCCGACTCTACTCAATTGCAGCGAAAGCGTATAGGACAGGTAGTGACGTTCGCCGGAGCCCTTATTGCCATTGCTGTCTCACTCTCAATAGCCAAAATTCCGGACAAGAACCTTTTCGAGAAACTGTTGAGTATTATTCAGTTCCTCTCCCCGCCTCTGGCGGCGGTCTTCATTGTCGGGGTGCTGTGGAGAGGCGCCAACAAGATCAGCGCACTGCTGACACTGATAATCGGAAGTATCGCAAGTGTGGGTATCGGCATCTGCAACCTCGCCGGCTGGCCGAGCAAAGATTTCTATCCGCATTTTATGTTCCTCTCGTTCCTTATATTCGCAGGACTTATAATTTTTATGGTTGTGATATCACTCATAACCGGCAAAGATTCAGGCCAGAGATTCCACTCACTGCGTGAAGCAATGCAGAACACCAATAAAAACACAAAAGGCATCTGGACGTGGTGGCTGATCCTTGCTATCATAATGTTCACTCTTTATCTGATATTTAATTAAAAGGAGACTACAATGTTTATGAAAACCCTGCTCTTTACAACAGCTGTATGCTTTATTTGCGGCAGCTTAGCAGTTCAGACTCCTTACGAGCCTAAATGGGAAAGCCTTGATGCCAGGCCCTGCCCTTCCTGGTACACAGATGCGAAATTCGGCATCTTCATACACTGGGGAGTTTATTCTGTACCGGCTTGGGGCCCAAAAGGCAAATACGCCGAGTGGTATTGGAGCTCAATGCAGAACAAATCAGCAGAAACATGGGCATTCCACAAGGAGATGTACGGCGAAGATTTCCAGTACCCGAATTTCGCCGCTGATTTTAAGGCCGAACTCTTTGAACCTCAGCAATGGGCAGAGCTGTTTAATCGCTCAGGGGCCAAATACGTTGTCTTAACGTCAAAGCATCACGAGGGATACTGCCTATGGCCCAGCACCCACAGTTTCGGCTGGAACTCTGTCGATCTCGGTTCAGGCCGGGACCTGCTTGGAGAGCTCACAGAAGCCGTACGCAGCCGGGGAATAAAGATGGGTTATTACTATTCACTTTACGAATGGTTTAACCCTCTATATAAAAATGACTTAAGTAAATACGTCGAAAACCATATGCTCCCTCAGCTCACTGAGCTCGTTGAAAAATATCAGCCCGCACTTATCTTTGCCGATGGTGAATGGAACCACCACAGCAGCGATTGGAAAAGCGAGAGCTTTCTTGCATGGCTCTTCAACAAGTCGTCCGTTAAAGATGAGGTGGTAGTAAACGACCGCTGGGGCAAGGACTGCCGCAGCAGACACGGCGGCTACTACACCACCGAATACGGCAAAGTTGATGTCCACGGGACTGAGCTTACTCAAGAGAAACCCTGGGAAGAATGCCGCGGCATCGGAAGCTCTTTTGGGTACAACCGCAATGAATCATTAGAGGATTACCAGAGTTCACAAGAGCTGATTCATATGCTCATAAAACTTGTAAGCAGCGGGGGTAACTTTCTGCTCAACGTCGGCCCGACCGCCGACGGCCGCATACCAGTGATAATGCAGCAGAGACTTATCGACATTGGAAAGTGGCTTGAAGTCAACGGAGAAGCAATCTACTCATCAGCCCCTGCTAAAGGCCTGAAATCAAATAACTCTATTCGTTTTACTCAAAAAGAGAATTACTTATATGCAATCTGCCTTGAATGGCCCGGCAAACAGCTGAAACTCGATAGTATAGTCTGCCCAAAAGACACAGAAATAAAACTTTTGGGCACAGAGACTGCCCTGCCCTGGCAAGAGGCCGGCAATGGAATAGTTGTTGATCTTTCATCTTTAGGGCCGAACAATCTCCCATGTGAATATGCTTATACATTCAAAATAAAACTCTCAAAATGATTAAAGAAAATATTATGAAAAGCAGAAAACTATCATCTCAGCTAATATTTGCTAAATCACTAAGCCGCGCTGCTTTACTTATATTGGTTCTTGCAGCAATTCACACCGTTCCGGCGGGAGAATGGCCGCGTTATATTGATGTATATCGCGGAAGCACGCCTAAGCTCGACGGCATCCTGTCCAAAGGTGAATATGACGACGCCTCTCTGATTACAGGAGTTGGCGGCTGGAATGAGCAGTTTGTAAGCTCTGGTGCAGCAAAGCATGCTGACTTGTCAGTTAAATGTTTCATAAAACACGACGGGGAAAACCTTTTCTTTGCGTTTGATATTACAGATGACGTTCTCTACGGCATAGAGACTGACAGGTGGGCGCCCGATGAGAATCCGGATCACGTGCATGATTTAACTAAAGCCGGTTTTCCCTGGTTCGGCGACGGCGTGGAACTGTTGATAAA
Proteins encoded:
- a CDS encoding sodium:solute symporter family transporter; this encodes MEISQALNFIDFSVIVLYIIALLSLGFWVSFRDRHTDDLFLAGRSLKWPNIGLSIFGTNVSPSMMISSAGVAYASGMVASNMEWLAWWFLMLLAMVFVPHYMNTNISTMPEFLEKRFSPTCRTYLSCYTLFATIVLWLGGTLYAGGLLLSQIMGWPIWISIVFLVIIATSFTITGGLAAVVITDSFQSILMILASTILTIIAFVKIGSFEKLVTSVPEDYWTLLRPADDPKFPWYAVLLGYPVGGIWFWCTDQTIVQRVLGGKNAREGQLGCVFAAFLKIIVPFIFFVPGIMCKVLHPNLEDADKAYMTMVTTYLPHGMIGLIVSVLIAALISTVDSGLNSLSTVFTLDIYCKIFKPDSTQLQRKRIGQVVTFAGALIAIAVSLSIAKIPDKNLFEKLLSIIQFLSPPLAAVFIVGVLWRGANKISALLTLIIGSIASVGIGICNLAGWPSKDFYPHFMFLSFLIFAGLIIFMVVISLITGKDSGQRFHSLREAMQNTNKNTKGIWTWWLILAIIMFTLYLIFN
- a CDS encoding alpha-mannosidase, producing MNNKKDLKGTKVSTGHIISHTHWDREWRTPEWNSRWRLKIMMEKLLGKLEANPEFRFLFDGQVVSIHDYLEICPERRPQVEKFISSNQLQIGPWYNLPDLYPLCGEAIVRNLLTGIREAQKLGSCLKIGYTTFGWGQTAQFPQIYKGFGINQVVCAKNVSKKRAPNSEFMWESPDGTQVFTTRLGADKRANFFFAAVMPAIYGYKYNDDNTCVRWGRDGWFFHSADSYVDSEITYIPDNTYHPEVLAESIEDAWQTTAESLVPDDVFMGNGCDSTAPSDVVDMIVEAANKEFRDKKLIYSDLKTYFSRIEKAIQDNNIDLKTVYGELRDGPVHNLSANALATRMPLKMLNRAAQSSLIRYAESFASLAECFGLEYPAQLIDKAWMFLLLAQSHDAINGVTLDKTAQDTIYKLNQIIEISQVVTDMTARELLRRVDLSSYAGEDILLAVFNPVPRKLEQILEVSIDVAQENRCRRLRAYDSDGSEMTVQAVSHSFHQAPVCVENSRALPFYSDRHKMYLKTGDIPACGFKIIKLGPDEGYDPKTKFWNGVYEQPGQTTKPLCMENRYLRVEINPDGTYNIASKVTGQIYNGLGFYEDGGDVGDYWQRAEPAYNKIFYSKTSAASIYLKEDGPLATTYVADIVMRLPARAVKNDKYGQSRSSDMVDIKISTEMTLKADSPYLEVRVNVDNTAMDHRLRVALPTCIDTEKSAAMGHFNVDSRPIARDYGSNGLRDGQMGTLPMQNFVDLSDGEHGLAVLNKDLIEYEVTQDSSRTVYLTLLRCMDVNICTEGRCGTVETGAKGPQCLGGHTFNYAVYPHKGDWLESDVYGQAEKYNYPPRAYQISKHDNSELPESLSLFEISEPAIQVSGIKKSQDTGGLTVRLYNPSESSLKSDLTFARKINEAWLTDLNETRLSALEADSDGKTISLDFGTAKIVTVQVIFE
- a CDS encoding LamG-like jellyroll fold domain-containing protein produces the protein MGKVTRKSLFALAVIVCAGTAVNAAVTAQWLLDEGGSGGGDTAYDSAGYGNNMVIETGSTAGQWLYENSQYGTGFSFNGTQRFEAVRSAGGFPFDFSGDFSISADIHTSSGGIIFATSAADSWAYNGKRFEILGGKVYFQSYGRGALSGTTNIQGALHNVMVTYDSSESLLSLYVDGELDASGTLTLYSDSYNAYLGGLESDGELLAPLSGILSNVQISDVVLPEPATVILFGFGALSLFKKRK
- a CDS encoding PEP-CTERM sorting domain-containing protein, which gives rise to MKKKRSFVLVVMLLSAVCAHAAVTAQWLLDEGGSGGGDTAYDSSGYGNNMVIETGSTAGQWLYEHSQYGTGFSFNGTQRFEAVRPAGGFPFDFSGDFSISADIHTSSGGIIFATTEADSWAYHGKRFEVSGGKLLFQSHSRGVLAGTINVQGALHNVVASYDSSESLLSLYVDGELDASTTITLDNDSYDAYLGGFVSGGTLNAGFFGIMSNVKVTDTVIPEPATMLLLGLGSLGLLRRKA
- a CDS encoding alpha-L-fucosidase; the protein is MFMKTLLFTTAVCFICGSLAVQTPYEPKWESLDARPCPSWYTDAKFGIFIHWGVYSVPAWGPKGKYAEWYWSSMQNKSAETWAFHKEMYGEDFQYPNFAADFKAELFEPQQWAELFNRSGAKYVVLTSKHHEGYCLWPSTHSFGWNSVDLGSGRDLLGELTEAVRSRGIKMGYYYSLYEWFNPLYKNDLSKYVENHMLPQLTELVEKYQPALIFADGEWNHHSSDWKSESFLAWLFNKSSVKDEVVVNDRWGKDCRSRHGGYYTTEYGKVDVHGTELTQEKPWEECRGIGSSFGYNRNESLEDYQSSQELIHMLIKLVSSGGNFLLNVGPTADGRIPVIMQQRLIDIGKWLEVNGEAIYSSAPAKGLKSNNSIRFTQKENYLYAICLEWPGKQLKLDSIVCPKDTEIKLLGTETALPWQEAGNGIVVDLSSLGPNNLPCEYAYTFKIKLSK